In Candidatus Paceibacterota bacterium, the following are encoded in one genomic region:
- a CDS encoding acetylxylan esterase has translation MHLGTSRYAHVLVTLACVIAGATPAPETLAAQATTNYSLTVSTQRPDAIYRKGEEVVFNIRLAHQEQLVPEAEVQWTLSKDGVPPITTGTLKLSDGRGVISGKLNEPGFLQCRVTFAATDGSTRAAVAGAGVAPLRIKPSLPVPRDFDAFWFAQKRKLVPVPINAKLAQVESREAGVEAFDLQADCVGAPVSGYYARPAAARARSLPIILTVHGAGVRSANLAGTVGWAKQGFLALDINAHGIPNGKPDQFYQDLASGELKEYRTQGRESRDTIYFLGMFLRLVRAIDFLTAQPEWDGRALIVHGSSQGGAQSIVAAGLDSRVTFLAAGVPAMCDHTGAVAGRASGWPKLVPNGADGKPEARALEAARYYDAMNFARRTKSSESVRQRFC, from the coding sequence ATGCATCTTGGAACTTCTCGTTACGCGCACGTACTCGTGACCCTTGCTTGCGTGATCGCCGGCGCTACTCCGGCGCCGGAGACGCTGGCAGCGCAGGCCACCACCAACTACTCGCTGACCGTCAGCACGCAGCGACCGGACGCGATCTACCGGAAGGGGGAGGAAGTGGTGTTCAACATCCGGCTGGCGCATCAGGAGCAACTTGTGCCGGAAGCCGAGGTGCAATGGACCCTGTCGAAGGACGGGGTGCCGCCGATCACAACAGGGACGTTGAAGCTGTCCGACGGACGCGGGGTGATCTCGGGCAAACTGAACGAGCCGGGATTCCTGCAGTGCCGGGTAACCTTTGCGGCGACCGACGGGTCCACCCGCGCTGCGGTTGCCGGCGCCGGGGTCGCTCCGCTGCGAATCAAGCCTAGTTTGCCCGTTCCGCGCGACTTTGACGCATTCTGGTTCGCGCAGAAGCGAAAGCTGGTCCCGGTGCCGATTAACGCAAAACTCGCGCAGGTGGAATCACGTGAGGCCGGCGTCGAGGCTTTTGACCTCCAGGCCGATTGCGTCGGGGCGCCCGTCTCAGGCTACTATGCCCGACCGGCTGCGGCCCGGGCCAGGAGCCTGCCTATAATCCTTACCGTCCACGGGGCAGGGGTGCGGAGTGCCAATCTGGCCGGGACCGTCGGCTGGGCCAAACAAGGTTTCCTGGCGCTCGACATCAACGCGCATGGGATTCCGAACGGCAAGCCCGACCAGTTTTACCAGGACCTGGCGAGCGGCGAGTTGAAAGAATACCGCACCCAAGGGCGGGAGTCGCGGGACACGATCTATTTCCTGGGGATGTTCCTTCGCCTCGTGCGGGCGATTGATTTCCTGACCGCGCAGCCGGAGTGGGATGGACGCGCGCTGATTGTGCACGGCAGCAGCCAGGGCGGAGCGCAATCGATCGTTGCGGCGGGACTCGATTCGCGGGTGACATTTCTTGCCGCGGGCGTGCCGGCCATGTGCGATCACACCGGGGCAGTGGCGGGTCGCGCCAGCGGGTGGCCGAAGCTGGTGCCGAATGGCGCCG